The following proteins are encoded in a genomic region of Fusarium keratoplasticum isolate Fu6.1 chromosome 9, whole genome shotgun sequence:
- a CDS encoding Myb-like domain-containing protein — MPKHTRAPSNPQNRYNPGLPVSLAPSPLYNQHRMTMPSTYYNIPTTTTSSMALQTQAQQPTYESYTSTAPTVSVPPPVQHRASSGAWTPQDDQQLLTARMQGLNWGQIQANYFPTKTPNACRKRHERLMERKGADDWDNLKLQRLAKEYMAMRKEIWSGLAARTGEKWNVVEAKCMSNGLKNLQSAARAAARRDRLESGALSGYDDDSGISGMGLTPVDELDASYSSPETTSSVVHSVPASATASFHQLQSQAQMAALGNAQYGMAAAAAAAYGGGYGGHGYSSSVSSSASAGHGYAAHAGNGHSQGNSPQQYLTTQRPQSSDMGIGNLINRPRANI; from the exons ATGCCGAAACACACTCGCGCTCCCAGCAACCCCCAGAACCGCTACAATCCTGGTCTTCCTGTTTCTCttgctccttctcctctgtATAACCAGCACCGGATGACCATGCCATCCACATACTACAACATCCCTACTACTACTACCTCCTCCATGGCCCTTCAGACCCAGGCCCAGCAGCCCACCTACGAGTCCTACACGAGCACAGCGCCGACTGTGTCGGTGCCCCCTCCGGTGCAGCACCGAGCGAGCTCGGGAGCATGGACTCCTCAGGACGACCAGCAGCTGCTCACGGCGAGGATGCAAGGCCTCAACTGGGGCCAGATCCAGGCCAACTACTTTCCCACAAAGACCCCCAATGCTTGCCGCAAGCGTCACGAGCGGTTGATGGAGCGCAAGGGCGCTGATGACTGGGATAACCTGAAGCTCCAACGGCTGGCCAAGGAGTACATGGCCATGAGGAAGGAGATTTGGAGTGGACTCGCCGCTCGAACAGGCGAGAAGTGGAATGTTGTTGAGGCCAAG TGCATGTCTAATGGCCTCAAGAATCTTCAAAGCGCCGCCCGCGCCGCTGCTCGCCGCGACCGTCTCGAGTCCGGCGCTCTCTCAGGGTATGACGACGACAGCGGCATCTCCGGCATGGGCCTGACACCCGTTGACGAACTAGACGCATCCTATAGCAGCCCCGAGACAACCTCATCGGTCGTGCACTCGGTGCCCGCCTCGGCCACCGCCTCGTTCCACCAGCTGCAGTCGCAGGCCCAGATGGCGGCGCTCGGCAACGCCCAGTACGGCAtggcagccgcagccgccgccgcgtACGGAGGCGGCTACGGGGGACACGGGTACTCGTCGAGCGTGAGCTCCAGTGCCAGCGCCGGCCATGGGTATGCAGCTCATGCTGGGAATGGGCACAGCCAGGGCAACAGCCCGCAGCAGTATTTGACGACACAACGACCCCAGAGCTCAGATATGGGCATTGGGAATCTCATCAACCGACCACGAGCCAATATCTAA
- a CDS encoding Protoheme IX farnesyltransferase, mitochondrial, with protein MRPPRCLVPAAELQSLLLKAPRTGPSRRWMSAAAAFPAPRMVASTSSKCAPFFLSNRLFDRSNCLDFVILRRANGIYSTSASASVTPDSTVSSTTSNASNSSQSEPELAPHRRRQAQRREKAATAAAARGETPLPPDASSLLTSHAASHPTDSLRRHISTFLSLSKPRLTMLVVLTAMATYALYPVPEMLSPSTTETPSLSPLTLLFLTTGTALCSASANTFNMLYEPKTDAKMTRTRNRPLVRGLISKRSAIIFGVLSGIIGTGALYVGVNPTVSGLGFANIVIYAGMYTPLKAVTAFNTWVGAVVGGIPPLMGWAAAAGETATKDGSWRELLFANDGSSIGGWVMAGLLFAWQFPHFMALSWPIREEYKNAGLRMLAWTNPARNGRVALRYSIVFIPLCISLCAAGVTEWSFAVTSLPINAWLVREAVRFWKYEGHKGSARGLFWASVWHLPGVMILALLHKKGMWSRVWRSIFGEEDGEWEEEELDEMVSMAVENTGSRLQAEKPTR; from the coding sequence ATGCGACCACCACGATGCCTCGTCCCCGCCGCGGAGCTCCAGTCCCTGCTCCTCAAGGCTCCGAGGACCGGCCCATCGCGACGATGGATgtctgccgccgccgcttttCCTGCGCCTAGGATGGTCGCTTCCACTTCGTCCAAGTGTGCACCGTTTTTCCTATCCAACAGGCTCTTTGACCGATCCAATTGCCTCGATTTCGTCATCCTCCGCCGTGCCAATGGCATCTACTCTACCTCTGCCTCGGCATCCGTAACACCCGATTCGACAGTATCGTCAACTACCTCAAATGCCTCCAATTCCTCTCAATCCGAACCTGAGCTTGCTCCTCACCGGCGACGACAAGCTCAACGCCGCGAAAAAGCTGCTactgccgccgccgctcgAGGAGAAacccctcttcctccagatGCCTCATCTCTTCTTACAAGCCATGCCGCTTCACACCCCACCGACTCGCTCCGACGGCACATTTCCAcctttctctccctctcgaaACCCCGATTGACGATGCTCGTTGTTCTTACCGCAATGGCTACATATGCACTCTATCCCGTCCCCGAGATGCTCTCCCCGAGCACTACCGAGACTCCGAGTCTGAGCCCGCTCACATTATTATTCCTCACGACCGGCACGGCTCTTTGCTCCGCTAGCGCGAATACCTTCAACATGCTGTACGAGCCCAAGACCGATGCCAAGATGACCCGAACCCGCAACCGCCCACTCGTCCGGGGCCTCATCTCGAAGCGAAGCGCTATTATTTTCGGAGTCCTGTCTGGTATCATTGGAACGGGTGCCCTTTATGTTGGTGTCAACCCCACTGTGTCCGGACTCGGTTTCGCCAATATCGTCATTTATGCCGGCATGTATACACCTCTCAAGGCTGTGACAGCCTTCAACACCTGGGTCGGCGCCGTTGTTGGAGGTATTCCTCCTCTGATGGgttgggctgctgctgctggcgagACTGCTACCAAGGACGGATCCTGGAGGGAGCTCCTGTTTGCTAATGACGGCTCGTCCATTGGCGGTTGGGTCATGGCAGGGTTGCTCTTTGCATGGCAGTTCCCCCACTTTATGGCCTTGAGCTGGCCCATCCGTGAGGAGTACAAAAATGCTGGACTTCGCATGTTGGCATGGACAAACCCAGCCCGCAACGGGCGTGTCGCTCTGCGATACAGTATCGTCTTCATTCCCCTCTGTATATCGCTCTGCGCCGCAGGAGTCACAGAGTGGTCTTTTGCCGTTACCAGTCTTCCCATCAATGCCTGGCTCGTGCGAGAGGCCGTGCGCTTCTGGAAGTACGAGGGCCACAAGGGCAGCGCCCGAGGCCTCTTCTGGGCCAGTGTGTGGCATCTTCCCGGTGTCATGATCCTTGCTCTGCTACACAAGAAGGGTATGTGGAGCAGGGTATGGAGGAGCATTTTcggtgaggaggatggtgagtgggaagaggaagagttggatgagatggtgagCATGGCCGTGGAGAACACAGGCAGTAGGTTACAAGCTGAGAAGCCTACTCGGTGA
- a CDS encoding Transaldolase — protein MPTLLSALRQTSQVDCDTLDSDVARELGPFVDCTSNQAIAFFEVSRPLAGQPLLHHESLIVEAIRDAREALKGLQGTATFEEFVVEILMVKLQLLTLPNLTGYVHIQTNPKLSYSTAGTIDNAFRIIDIFKALAPDFDTKRVCIKIPSTWEGLQACRSVEMKGIATLATTIFCMEQAALAAEAQCTYIAPYVNELKVHFEEGYVDQNKAFDFCREAQAYYISHSFRTQVLAASLTSLDEVMQLAGIQHVTISPNLLRGLASTDLSSWKGTLGEYFAQGPANKSWETKDYGALVKDESAWRLAFTRSGFGSSEGKIIQAINYFADFQEKLEELVKHHAG, from the exons ATGCCGACTCTCCTAAGTGCTCTTCGTCAGACCAGCCAGGTCGACTGCGACACTCTTGACAGTGACG TTGCTCGGGAGCTGGGCCCTTTCGTGGATTGCACTTCTAACCAG gccaTTGCGTTCTTTGAGGTTTCTCGGCCACTCGCTGGCCAACCCCTATTGCACCATGAGTCTTTGATCGTGGAGGCCATTCGAGATGCACGGGAGGCTCTAAAAGGGCTGCAAGGCACCGCGACCTTTGAGGAGTTCGTGGTTGAGATTCTG ATGGTCAAACTGCAACTATTGACACTGCCCAACTTGACGGGCTACGTACACATCCAGACGAACCCCAAGCTGTCATACTCAACAGCTGGAACAATTGACAACGCCTTCA GAATCATCGACATTTTCAAAGCACTGGCGCCCGACTTTGACACAAAGAGGGTGTGCATCAAAATTCCTTCCACATGGGAGGGCCTCCAAGCTTGTCGGAGTGTTGAGATGAAAGGCATCGCAACTCTTGCGACCACCATATTTTGCATGGAGCAAGCAGCGTTGGCCGCTGAGGCACAATGCACCTACATTGCCCCCTACGTGAATGAACTCAAGGTTCACTTTGAAGAGGG GTACGTGGACCAAAACAAAGCCTTCGACTTTTGCCGAGAGGCACAAGCGTACTACATTAGCCACTCTTTCCGCACCCAGGTCCTGGCTGCTTCACTCACTTCTCTCGATGAAGTGATGCAACTTGCAGGCATCCAGCATGTCACCATCTCGCCTAACCTGCTCCGCGGACTGGCTTCCACCGACCTGTCAAGCTGGAAAGGGACCCTGGGAGAGTACTTTGCCCAAGGACCTGCGAACAAGAGCTGGGAGACGAAGGATTACGGTGctcttgtcaaagatgaaAGCGCATGGAGGCTCGCCTTTACTAGAAGTGGTTTCGGCTCAAGCGAAGGAAAGatcatccaggccatcaatTACTTTGCCGACTTTCAAGAGAAACTGGAGGAACTGGTGAAGCACCATGCTGGATAA
- a CDS encoding DNA mismatch repair protein has product MAPTTAKTPSRATKPAAPSSSAKQRSIVSFFQKAPPSSPAPASSPLSKNTPANKQSLCLRETTKANSLPKPTPKSTPKTSTKLSTPVPSSDAIEPPSSQENESTVKKPKSAMNNDALPSSPTRKVKKVVSYAESSDDEPFTFGASSARRRSRARPSVKDEDDYDEEDAEQAEDTGMRYSQSPFDTRLTTIDTMDDFIASDSDEDVSRPKKRKRSSKPAAPRKRSNMSSPVPAPDIDIKDSILEDDEMMEDIPEGSTASQWNYDPKSSEKHPVMKPAERAAKDPKYKEKAYVKEPEQRYPWLAKIMDKEKRAPDNPEYDKRTIYIPPAAWKKFSPFETQYWEIKQNLWDTIVFFKKGKFYELYENDATVGHQEFDFKMTDRVNMRMVGVPESSLDYWVNQFIAKQYKVARVDQMETNLGKEMRERQDKSGKKADKVITRELACVLTAGTLVDGGMLQDDMASYCVAIKESVVDDLPAFGIAFADTATGRFYLSSFVDDVDLTKFETLIAQTGPRELLLEKSKLSTKALRILKNNTSPTTIWTHLKPDTEFWDADTTRRELGCGKYFKVEDIDDEVWPEALQQFRDDDIVMSAVGALVSYLRFLKLERPLLSQGNFERYNPIQKNGTLVLDGQTLINLEVFSNSVNGGAEGTLFSLLNKCITPFGKRLFRSWVAHPLCNIDRINERLDAVEMLNADQGVREDFASQLVKMPDLERLISRIHAGACKPEDFVKVLEGFEQIEYTMSLLGAFKGGNGLVDRLISSMPNLEEPLSFWRTAFDRRKARDDKLLIPERGIEEDFDESADRIEEIKQQLDELLAEKKKEFKCKLLNYRDVGKEIYQLEAPKSVKVPSNWRQMSATKDVKRYYFPQLSQLVRELQEAEETHSQLVRDVASRFFKKFDVDYETWLQAIKIISQLDCLVSLAKASASLGHPSCRPQLVDQERSTVDFQELRHPCMMNTVDDFIPNDIKLGGEQANINLLTGANAAGKSTVLRMSCIAVIMAQIGCFVPAKSARLTPVDRIMSRLGANDNIFAAQSTFFVELSETKKILSEATPRSLVILDELGRGTSSYDGVAVAQAVLHHVATHIGCVGFFATHYHSLATEFENHPEIRARRMQIHVDDEERRVTFLYKLEDGVAEGSFGMHCAAMCGISSRVIDRAEVAAKEWEHTSRLKDSLDKAKTGCYIPLGILSDVGSLLGDKGEMGEGGVDVLLKAIEAL; this is encoded by the exons ATGGCTCCAACGACGGCCAAAACGCCCTCCAGGGCGACCAAGCCAGCTgcaccctcctcctcggccaagCAGCGTTCCATtgtctccttcttccaaaAAGCTCCGCCCTCGAGCCCCGCCCCGGCATCATCGCCCCTCAGCAAGAACACTCCCGCCAACAAGCAATCGTTGTGCCTCCGAGAAACCACAAAGGCCAACTCTCTCCCCAAGCCGACTCCCAAGTCAACTCCCAAGACCTCTACCAAGCTGTCGACTCCCGTCCCTAGCAGTGACGCTATCGAGCCCCCGAGTTCGCAAGAGAACGAGTCAACAGTCAAG AAACCCAAGTCCGCAATGAACAACGACGCTCTCCCAAGCAGCCCTACTCGCAAG GTCAAAAAGGTCGTTAGCTACGCCGAGTCCTCCGATGACGAGCCCTTCACGTTTGGCGCTTCCAGTGCCCGCAGGCGATCAAGAGCACGCCCATCCGtcaaggatgaagatgactacgatgaggaagatgctGAGCAAGCAGAGGATACCGGTATGCGCTACTCTCAGTCGCCTTTCGACACAAGACTCACCACCATAGACACCATGGATGACTTTATCGCATCCGACTCAGATGAAGATGTATCTCGACCCAAGAAGCGGAAGCGATCCTCGAAGCCAGCTGCTCCACGCAAACGATCTAACATGTCGTCGCCCGTCCCCGCACCCGATATCGATATCAAGGATAGTAtccttgaggatgacgagatgatggaagatATCCCAGAAGGCTCAACAGCGTCTCAATGGAACTACGACCCCAAATCATCCGAGAAGCACCCCGTTATGAAGCCAGCAGAGCGGGCCGCAAAGGATCCCAAgtacaaggagaaggccTACGTCAAGGAGCCCGAGCAGCGATATCCTTGGCTTGCTAAGATcatggacaaggagaagcgcGCGCCCGACAACCCAGAGTACGACAAGAGAACCATTTATATCCCCCCCGCTGCTTGGAAGAAGTTTTCGCCTTTCGAGACCCAGTACTGGGAGATCAAGCAGAACCTGTGGGATACCATTGTCTTtttcaagaagggcaagttTTACGAACTCTACGAGAATGATGCAACTGTGGGACATCAGGAGTTTGACTTTAAGATGACGGATCGCGTTAACATGCGCATGGTCGGAGTTCCAGAGAGCTCCCTCGACTACTGGGTCAACCAGTTCATCGCCAAACAGTACAAGGTGGCTCGTGTCGATCAGATGGAGACCAACCTGGGCAAGGAGATGCGTGAACGGCAAGACAAGAGCGGCAAGAAGGCAGACAAGGTCATCACCCGTGAATTGGCCTGTGTCTTGACTGCTGGAACCCTCGTCGATGGCGGCATGCTGCAAGACGACATGGCTTCATACTgcgtggccatcaaggaaTCCGTGGTGGACGACCTCCCTGCCTTTGGCATCGCCTTTGCCGACACTGCTACTGGTCGATTCTACCTGTCCAGCTTTGTGGACGATGTTGATCTCACCAAGTTTGAGACTCTGATCGCTCAAACTGGTCCTCgagagcttcttctggaaaAGTCGAAACTCTCAACCAAGGCACTGCGTATCCTCAAGAACAACACCAGCCCGACAACCATCTGGACACACCTCAAGCCTGACACCGAGTTCTGGGATGCAGACACGACCCGTCGCGAGCTTGGTTGCGGAAAGTACTTCAAGGTTGAAGacattgatgatgaggtttGGCCCGAGGCTCTCCAACAGTTCCGAGACGATGACATTGTCATGTCAGCCGTCGGAGCACTGGTCTCGTATTTGCGCTTTCTCAAGCTGGAGAGACCTCTGCTCTCGCAGGGCAACTTTGAGCGTTACAACCCAATCCAGAAGAACGGAACTCTGGTCCTTGATGGACAGACGCTCATCAACCTGGAAGTGTTTTCCAACTCGGTCAATGGTGGCGCCGAAGGTACCTTGTTCAGCCTGCTTAACAAGTGCATCACACCCTTTGGAAAGCGCCTCTTCCGATCGTGGGTTGCCCACCCTCTCTGCAATATCGACCGGATCAACGAGCGTCTGGATGCCGTCGAGATGCTGAACGCCGACCAGGGTGTTCGTGAAGATTTTGCTTCGcagctcgtcaagatgccTGACTTGGAGCGACTCATCTCACGAATCCACGCCGGCGCGTGCAAACCCGAGGATTTTGTGAAAGTTCTGGAAGGCTTTGAGCAGATAGAGTACACCATGAGCCTTCTTGGAGCTTTCAAGGGCggcaatggccttgttgacCGCCTCATCTCTTCAATGCCGAACCTTGAGGAGCCCCTCAGCTTCTGGAGGACGGCATTTGACCGTCGCAAGGCTCGCGATGACAAGCTTCTCATTCCCGAGCGTGGTATCGAGgaagactttgacgagaGTGCGGATCGGATTGAAGAGATCAAGCAGCAGCTGGACGAGCTGCTCgctgaaaagaagaaggagtttAAGTGTAAGCTCCTCAACTACAGGGACGTTGGCAAGGAGATCTACCAGCTGGAGGCACCAAAGAGTGTCAAGGTTCCGTCCAACTGGCGTCAAATGTCGGCCACCAAGGACGTCAAGCGCTACTACTTCCCCCAGCTGTCCCAGCTCGTCCGGGAGCTGCAAGAAGCTGAGGAGACACACTCGCAACTTGTACGCGACGTCGCCTCTAGGTTCTTCAAGAAGTTCGATGTCGACTACGAGACTTGGCTgcaggccatcaagatcatctcGCAGCTGGACTGCCTGGTCAGCTTGGCCAAGGCTTCAGCATCGCTCGGCCATCCCAGCTGTCGCCCACAGCTTGTCGACCAGGAACGAAGCACCGTCGACTTCCAGGAGCTTCGACACCCTTGCATGATGAACACGGTAGACGACTTTATTCCCAACGACATCAAGCTCGGCGGCGAGCAAGCCAACATCAACCTGCTGACAGGTGCCAACGCCGCTGGCAAGTCTACTGTCCTTCGCATG TCCTGCATTGCAGTCATCATGGCCCAGATTGGGTGCTTTGTTCCAGCCAAGTCTGCCCGCTTGACACCTGTCGATCGAATCATGTCGCGCCTTGGAGCCAACGACAATATTTTTGCTGCCCAGTCAACCTTCTTTGTTGAGTTGTCCGAGACAAAGAAGATCCTTTCCGAAGCCACTCCTCGCTCGTTGGTCATTCTGGATGAACTCGGCCGTGGAACCAGTTCGTatgatggtgttgctgttgcCCAGGCTGTTCTTCACCACGTTGCTACTCATATTGGCTGTGTCGGCTTCTTTGCCACCCACTACCACTCGCTGGCGACTGAGTTTGAGAATCACCCCGAGATTCGAGCACGAAGAATGCAGATTCatgttgatgacgaggaacgACGTGTCACGTTCCTGTACAAGTTGGAGGACGGTGTTGCCGAGGGCAGCTTCGGTATGCACTGCGCTGCGATGTGTGGCATCTCATCAAGAGTCATTGATAGGGCTGAGGTGGCTGCCAAGGAGTGGGAGCACACCAGCCGACTCAAGGACAGCCTGGACAAGGCAAAGACGGGATGCTACATCCCATTGGGCATTCTGAGTGATGTGGGGTCGTTGCTGGGCGACAAGGGCGAGATGGGAGAAGGGGGTGTGGATGTTCTTTTGAAGGCTATCGAGGCGTTGTAG